In one Bacillus sp. PK3_68 genomic region, the following are encoded:
- a CDS encoding YjcZ family sporulation protein, whose product MSAGGYGGGFALLVVLFILLIIIGAAYADGGAGFW is encoded by the coding sequence ATGAGTGCAGGAGGTTATGGTGGAGGCTTCGCATTACTTGTTGTTTTGTTTATTCTGTTGATCATTATTGGAGCTGCTTATGCTGATGGCGGTGCAGGGTTCTGGTGA
- a CDS encoding ABC transporter produces the protein MSNGLNGSISEIFLGFLTGVAWLLLSVLGVTSTFFGLIGLGEIADILSTILAIVGFLAFLLFGASIFRRIWRNTFR, from the coding sequence ATGAGCAATGGGTTGAATGGCAGCATTTCTGAAATTTTCCTTGGGTTTCTAACAGGCGTGGCTTGGCTCCTCTTGTCAGTATTAGGGGTAACTTCTACTTTCTTTGGACTAATTGGTCTAGGAGAGATCGCTGATATTTTAAGTACGATCCTTGCAATAGTTGGATTTCTTGCCTTCCTTCTCTTCGGAGCATCGATATTCAGAAGAATCTGGCGTAATACCTTTCGATAA